In Mus musculus strain C57BL/6J chromosome 9, GRCm38.p6 C57BL/6J, one genomic interval encodes:
- the Nktr gene encoding NK-tumor recognition protein isoform X7 has product MANRGKHTNGSQFFITTKPAPHLDGVHVVFGLVISGFEVIEQIENLKTDAASRPYADVRVIDCGVLATKLTKDESSSESEVERETIRRRRHKRRPKVRHAKKRRKEMSSSEEPRRKRTVSPEGYSERSDVNEKRSVDSNTKREKPVVRPEEIPPVPENRFLLRRDMPAITVEPEQNIPDVAPVVSDQKPSVSKSGRKIKGRGTIRYHTPPRSRSHSESKDDDSSETPPHWKEEMQRLRAYRPPSGEKWSKGDKLSDPCSSRWDERSLSQRSRSWSYNGYYSDLSTARHSDGHHKKHRKEKKFKHKKKAKKQKHCRRHRQTKKRRIVMPDLEPSRSPTHRMKSSCVRERRSRASSSSSHHSSKRDWSKSDQDDGSASTHSSRDSYRSKSHSRSDSRGSSRSRAVSKSSSRSLNRSKSRSSSRSGPRRTSISPKKPAQLSENKPVKTEPLRPSVPQNGNVLVQPVAAENIPVIPLSDSPPPSRWKPGQKPWKPSYERIQEMKAKTTHLLPVQSTYSLTNIKATVSSSSYHKREKPSESDGSAYSKYSDRSSGSSGRSGSKSSRSRSSSRSYTRSRSRSLPTSRSLSRSPSSRSHSPNKYSDGSQHSRSSSYTSVSSDDGRRAMFRSNRKKSVTSHKRHRSNSEKTLHSKYVRGREKSSRHRKYSESRSSLDYSSDSDQSHVQVYSAPEKEKQGKVEALNDKQGKGREEGKPKPEWECPRSKKRTPKDHSRDDSVSKGKNCAGSKWDSESNSEQDVTKSRKSDPRRGSEKEEGEASSDSESEVGQSHIKAKPPAKPPTSTFLPGSDGAWKSRRPQSSASESESSCSNLGNIRGEPQKQKHSKDDLKGDHTKRAREKSKAKKDKKHKAPKRKQAFHWQPPLEFGDDEEEEMNGKQVTQDPKEKRHVSEKCEAVKDGIPNVEKTCDEGSSPSKPKKGTLEQDPLAEGGHDPSSCPAPLKVEDNTASSPPSAQHLEEHGPGGGEDVLQTDDNMEICTPDRTSPAKGEVVSPLANHRLDSPEVNIIPEQDECMAHPRAGGEQESSMSESKTLGESGVKQDSSTSVTSPVETSGKKEGAEKSQMNLTDKWKPLQGVGNLSVSTATTSSALDVKALSTVPEVKPQGLRIEIKSKNKVRPGSLFDEVRKTARLNRRPRNQESSSDDQTPSRDGDSQSRSPHRSRSKSETKSRHRTRSVSYSHSRSRSRSSTSSYRSRSYSRSRSRDWYSRGRTRSRSSSYGSFHSHRTSSRSRSRSSSYDLHSRSSRSYTYDSYYSRSRSRSRSQRSDSYHRGRSYNRRSRSGRSYGSDSESDRSYSHHRSPSESSRYS; this is encoded by the exons AACTACAAAGCCTGCTCCACACCTGGATGG GGTTCATGTTGTTTTTGGACTGGTAATATCTGGTTTTGAAGTAATTGAACAGATTGAAAATCTGAAAACAGATGCTGCAAGCAGACCTTATGCAGATGTCCGAGTTATTGACTGTGGGGTGCTGGCCACAAAGTTGACAAAAGATG agTCCTCCTCAGAGAGTGAAGTTGAGCGAGAGACAATCAGAAGGAGAAGACATAAGAGGAGGCCAAAAGTCAGACATGCTAAAAAGAGACGGAAAGAAATGAGCAGTTCAGAAGAACCGAGGAGGAAGCGCACAGTAAGCCCTGAAGG TTATTCTGAGAGGAGTGATGTGAATGAAAAAAGATCAGTTGACTCAAACACTAAAAGAGAAAAGCCTGTTGTCCGCCCAGAAGAGATTCCTCCAGTTCCCGAGAACCGATTTTTACTTAGAAGAGATATGCCTGCTATCACTGTGGAGCCTGAACA GAACATTCCAGATGTTGCACCTGTTGTAAGTGATCAGAAACCCTCTGTATCAAAGTCTGGACGGAAAATCAAAGGAAGAGGCACGATT CGCTATCACACACCTCCAAGGTCAAGATCCCACTCTGAGTCCAAAGATGATGACAGCAGTGAAACCCCTCCTCACTGGAaggaggagatgcagagactgAGAGCCTACAGGCCCCCGAGCGGAGAGAAGTGGAGCAAAGGAGACAA GCTGAGTGACCCCTGTTCAAGCCGATGGGATGAAAGAAGCCTGTCCCAGAGATCCAGATCATGGTCCTATAATGGATACTATTCAGATCTTAGTACAGCGAGACACTCTGATGGTCACCATAAGaaacacagaaaggaaaagaagtttaagcataaaaaaaaagctaaaaagcagaaacattgcagaagacacagacagacaaaaaagagGAGAATAGTTATGCCTGATTTGGAACCCTCAAGATCTCCCACCCACCGAATGAAGTCCTCTTGTGTTAGAGAAAGGAGATCtcgtgcctcctcctcctcctctcatcaCTCATCCAAGCGCGACTGGTCTAAATCAGACCAGGATGACGGGAGTGCTTCAACCCATTCCAGCAGAGACTCCTACAGATCCAAGTCTCATTCACGATCAGATTCTAGAGGGAGCTCTAGATCAAGGGCTGTGTCAAAGTCCTCATCTCGTTCTCTCAACAGATCAAAATCTAGATCTAGTTCCAGGTCAGGACCCCGAAGAACATCAATATCCCCCAAAAAACCTGCTCAGCTGAGTGAAAATAAGCCAGTTAAGACAGAACCTTTAAGGCCGTCAGTGCCACAGAATGGAAATGTGCTAGTGCAACCAGTGGCAGCAGAAAACATTCCTGTAATACCATTGAGTGACAGCCCTCCCCCTTCTAGGTGGAAGCCTGGGCAGAAGCCCTGGAAGCCCTCTTACGAGCGAATTCAGGAGATGAAAGCTAAAACAACCCACTTGCTGCCTGTCCAAAGCACATACAGCTTAACAAATATTAAAGCAACCGTGAGTTCATCATCTTATCACAAAAGAGAAAAACCTTCAGAAAGTGATGGGAGTGCTTATTCAAAGTACAGTGATAGAAGTTCTGGAAGCTCAGGAAGGTCGGGGAGCAAGTCTTCTAGGAGCAGGTCATCCTCCAGGTCCTACACAAGGTCAAGGTCAAGAAGTCTCCCTACTTCACGCTCACTCTCTAGGTCTCCATCATCTAGGTCTCACTCACCAAATAAGTACAGTGATGGTTCCCAGCACAGTAGGTCATCTTCATATACTTCTGTTAGCAGTGATGATGGAAGACGAGCCATGTTTAGATCCAACAGGAAAAAAAGTGTCACTTCACATAAAAGACATCGCAGCAACTCTGAAAAGACACTTCACAGTAAATAtgtcagaggcagagagaaatccTCACGTCACAGAAAGTATAGTGAAAGTAGATCATCTTTAGATTACTCTTCAGACAGTGACCAGTCACATGTTCAAGTATACTCAGccccagagaaggagaagcagggaaAAGTGGAAGCATTGAATGATAAGCAGGGGAAaggcagagaagaaggaaaacccaAGCCTGAATGGGAATGTCCTCGTTCTAAAAAGAGAACTCCGAAAGATCACTCTAGAGATGACAGTGTGTCCAAAGGGAAGAATTGTGCGGGGAGTAAATGGGATTCGGAATCAAACTCAGAACAAGATGTGACTAAGAGCAGGAAAAGTGATCCCCGGAGAGGTTCAGAAAAGGAGGAGGGTGAAGCCTCTTCAGACTCCGAGTCAGAAGTTGGTCAGAGTCACATCAAAGCCAAACCCCCAGCAAAGCCTCCAACAAGCACTTTTCTGCCCGGCAGCGACGGTGCCTGGAAGTCTAGGAGACCACAGTCTTCAGCCTCTGAGTCAGAGAGCTCCTGCTCCAACTTGGGGAACATTAGAGGAGAGCCCCAGAAGCAAAAACACTCAAAGGATGATCTTAAGGGGGATCACACAAAAAGGGCAAGAGAGAAGTCAAAagctaaaaaagacaaaaaacacaaggCTCCAAAACGGAAGCAAGCTTTCCACTGGCAACCTCCACTCGAGTTTGGTgacgatgaggaggaggagatgaatgGGAAGCAAGTTACACAGGACCCAAAAGAGAAAAGGCATGTCTCTGAGAAGTGTGAAGCTGTGAAAGACGGCATTCCAAACGTCGAGAAAACCTGTGATGAAGGCAGTTCTCCAAGTAAACCCAAGAAGGGTACTTTAGAGCAGGACCCACTTGCAGAGGGTGGACATGATCCCAGCTCTTGTCCTGCACCTCTGAAAGTGGAGGACAACACGGCCAGCTCTCCACCTAGCGCCCAGCACCTTGAAGAGCATGGCCCAGGTGGAGGGGAGGACGTGCTTCAGACAGATGACAACATGGAGATTTGCACGCCTGATAGGACTTCCCCTGCAAAGGGAGAGGTGGTGTCCCCTTTAGCAAACCACAGGCTAGACAGCCCAGAGGTGAACATTATTCCAGAGCAGGATGAGTGTATGGCACATCCTAGAGCAGGAGGAGAACAAGAGAGTAGCATGTCTGAAAGCAAGACCTTGGGTGAAAGTGGGGTTAAACAGGACAGCTCTACCAGTGTGACCAGTCCTGTAGAAACTTCTGGAAAGAAGGAGGGGGCTGAGAAGAGCCAAATGAACCTCACAGATAAGTGGAAGCCATTGCAAGGTGTAGGGAATCTGTCAGTGTCTACTGCAACCACATCCAGTGCTCTGGATGTGAAGGCATTATCTACTGTGCCTGAAGTGAAACCACAAGGCTTGAGGAtagaaatcaaaagcaaaaataaggTTCGGCCTGGGTCTCTCTTTGATGAAGTAAGAAAGACGGCACGCCTAAATCGAAGGCCACGGAATCAAGAGAGTTCCAGTGATGATCAGACACCTAGTCGGGATGGTGATAGCCAGTCCAGGAGTCCACACAGATCTCGAAGCAAATCCGAAACCAAATCTCGACACAGAACAAGGTCTGTCTCATACAGTCACTCACGAAGTCGATCTAGAAGCTCTACGTCATCTTACCG ATCAAGAAGCTACTCTAGAAGCCGGAGCAGGGACTGGTATAGCAGAGGCCGAACCCGCAGCCGGAGCAGTTCCTATGGAAGTTTCCATAGTCACAG GACGTCCAGCAGGAGCCGGTCCAGGAGCAGCTCTTATGACCTCCATAGCCGCTCCAG CAGATCCTACACCTACGATAGCTACTACAGCCGGAGTCGTAGCCGCAGCCGCAGCCAGAGGAGTGACAGTTACCATCGGGGTAGAAGTTACAACAGGCGGTCCAG GAGTGGTAGATCCTATGGCTCAGACAGTGAAAGTGACAGAAGTTACTCTCATCACCGGAGTCCCAGCGAGAGCAGCAGATACAGCTGA
- the Nktr gene encoding NK-tumor recognition protein — protein MGAQDRPQCHFDIEINREPVGRIMFQLFSDICPKTCKNFLCLCSGEKGLGKTTGKKLCYKGSTFHRVVKNFMIQGGDFSEGNGKGGESIYGGYFKDENFILKHDRAFLLSMANRGKHTNGSQFFITTKPAPHLDGVHVVFGLVISGFEVIEQIENLKTDAASRPYADVRVIDCGVLATKLTKDVFEKKRKKPTCSEGSDSSSRSSSSSESSSESEVERETIRRRRHKRRPKVRHAKKRRKEMSSSEEPRRKRTVSPEGYSERSDVNEKRSVDSNTKREKPVVRPEEIPPVPENRFLLRRDMPAITVEPEQNIPDVAPVVSDQKPSVSKSGRKIKGRGTIRYHTPPRSRSHSESKDDDSSETPPHWKEEMQRLRAYRPPSGEKWSKGDKLSDPCSSRWDERSLSQRSRSWSYNGYYSDLSTARHSDGHHKKHRKEKKFKHKKKAKKQKHCRRHRQTKKRRIVMPDLEPSRSPTHRMKSSCVRERRSRASSSSSHHSSKRDWSKSDQDDGSASTHSSRDSYRSKSHSRSDSRGSSRSRAVSKSSSRSLNRSKSRSSSRSGPRRTSISPKKPAQLSENKPVKTEPLRPSVPQNGNVLVQPVAAENIPVIPLSDSPPPSRWKPGQKPWKPSYERIQEMKAKTTHLLPVQSTYSLTNIKATVSSSSYHKREKPSESDGSAYSKYSDRSSGSSGRSGSKSSRSRSSSRSYTRSRSRSLPTSRSLSRSPSSRSHSPNKYSDGSQHSRSSSYTSVSSDDGRRAMFRSNRKKSVTSHKRHRSNSEKTLHSKYVRGREKSSRHRKYSESRSSLDYSSDSDQSHVQVYSAPEKEKQGKVEALNDKQGKGREEGKPKPEWECPRSKKRTPKDHSRDDSVSKGKNCAGSKWDSESNSEQDVTKSRKSDPRRGSEKEEGEASSDSESEVGQSHIKAKPPAKPPTSTFLPGSDGAWKSRRPQSSASESESSCSNLGNIRGEPQKQKHSKDDLKGDHTKRAREKSKAKKDKKHKAPKRKQAFHWQPPLEFGDDEEEEMNGKQVTQDPKEKRHVSEKCEAVKDGIPNVEKTCDEGSSPSKPKKGTLEQDPLAEGGHDPSSCPAPLKVEDNTASSPPSAQHLEEHGPGGGEDVLQTDDNMEICTPDRTSPAKGEVVSPLANHRLDSPEVNIIPEQDECMAHPRAGGEQESSMSESKTLGESGVKQDSSTSVTSPVETSGKKEGAEKSQMNLTDKWKPLQGVGNLSVSTATTSSALDVKALSTVPEVKPQGLRIEIKSKNKVRPGSLFDEVRKTARLNRRPRNQESSSDDQTPSRDGDSQSRSPHRSRSKSETKSRHRTRSVSYSHSRSRSRSSTSSYRSRSYSRSRSRDWYSRGRTRSRSSSYGSFHSHRTSSRSRSRSSSYDLHSRSRSYTYDSYYSRSRSRSRSQRSDSYHRGRSYNRRSRSGRSYGSDSESDRSYSHHRSPSESSRYS, from the exons AACTACAAAGCCTGCTCCACACCTGGATGG GGTTCATGTTGTTTTTGGACTGGTAATATCTGGTTTTGAAGTAATTGAACAGATTGAAAATCTGAAAACAGATGCTGCAAGCAGACCTTATGCAGATGTCCGAGTTATTGACTGTGGGGTGCTGGCCACAAAGTTGACAAAAGATG tttttgagaaaaaaaggaagaaaccaaCCTGTTCAGAAGGCTCGGACTCTTCTTCccgttcctcttcctcttcagagTCCTCCTCAGAGAGTGAAGTTGAGCGAGAGACAATCAGAAGGAGAAGACATAAGAGGAGGCCAAAAGTCAGACATGCTAAAAAGAGACGGAAAGAAATGAGCAGTTCAGAAGAACCGAGGAGGAAGCGCACAGTAAGCCCTGAAGG TTATTCTGAGAGGAGTGATGTGAATGAAAAAAGATCAGTTGACTCAAACACTAAAAGAGAAAAGCCTGTTGTCCGCCCAGAAGAGATTCCTCCAGTTCCCGAGAACCGATTTTTACTTAGAAGAGATATGCCTGCTATCACTGTGGAGCCTGAACA GAACATTCCAGATGTTGCACCTGTTGTAAGTGATCAGAAACCCTCTGTATCAAAGTCTGGACGGAAAATCAAAGGAAGAGGCACGATT CGCTATCACACACCTCCAAGGTCAAGATCCCACTCTGAGTCCAAAGATGATGACAGCAGTGAAACCCCTCCTCACTGGAaggaggagatgcagagactgAGAGCCTACAGGCCCCCGAGCGGAGAGAAGTGGAGCAAAGGAGACAA GCTGAGTGACCCCTGTTCAAGCCGATGGGATGAAAGAAGCCTGTCCCAGAGATCCAGATCATGGTCCTATAATGGATACTATTCAGATCTTAGTACAGCGAGACACTCTGATGGTCACCATAAGaaacacagaaaggaaaagaagtttaagcataaaaaaaaagctaaaaagcagaaacattgcagaagacacagacagacaaaaaagagGAGAATAGTTATGCCTGATTTGGAACCCTCAAGATCTCCCACCCACCGAATGAAGTCCTCTTGTGTTAGAGAAAGGAGATCtcgtgcctcctcctcctcctctcatcaCTCATCCAAGCGCGACTGGTCTAAATCAGACCAGGATGACGGGAGTGCTTCAACCCATTCCAGCAGAGACTCCTACAGATCCAAGTCTCATTCACGATCAGATTCTAGAGGGAGCTCTAGATCAAGGGCTGTGTCAAAGTCCTCATCTCGTTCTCTCAACAGATCAAAATCTAGATCTAGTTCCAGGTCAGGACCCCGAAGAACATCAATATCCCCCAAAAAACCTGCTCAGCTGAGTGAAAATAAGCCAGTTAAGACAGAACCTTTAAGGCCGTCAGTGCCACAGAATGGAAATGTGCTAGTGCAACCAGTGGCAGCAGAAAACATTCCTGTAATACCATTGAGTGACAGCCCTCCCCCTTCTAGGTGGAAGCCTGGGCAGAAGCCCTGGAAGCCCTCTTACGAGCGAATTCAGGAGATGAAAGCTAAAACAACCCACTTGCTGCCTGTCCAAAGCACATACAGCTTAACAAATATTAAAGCAACCGTGAGTTCATCATCTTATCACAAAAGAGAAAAACCTTCAGAAAGTGATGGGAGTGCTTATTCAAAGTACAGTGATAGAAGTTCTGGAAGCTCAGGAAGGTCGGGGAGCAAGTCTTCTAGGAGCAGGTCATCCTCCAGGTCCTACACAAGGTCAAGGTCAAGAAGTCTCCCTACTTCACGCTCACTCTCTAGGTCTCCATCATCTAGGTCTCACTCACCAAATAAGTACAGTGATGGTTCCCAGCACAGTAGGTCATCTTCATATACTTCTGTTAGCAGTGATGATGGAAGACGAGCCATGTTTAGATCCAACAGGAAAAAAAGTGTCACTTCACATAAAAGACATCGCAGCAACTCTGAAAAGACACTTCACAGTAAATAtgtcagaggcagagagaaatccTCACGTCACAGAAAGTATAGTGAAAGTAGATCATCTTTAGATTACTCTTCAGACAGTGACCAGTCACATGTTCAAGTATACTCAGccccagagaaggagaagcagggaaAAGTGGAAGCATTGAATGATAAGCAGGGGAAaggcagagaagaaggaaaacccaAGCCTGAATGGGAATGTCCTCGTTCTAAAAAGAGAACTCCGAAAGATCACTCTAGAGATGACAGTGTGTCCAAAGGGAAGAATTGTGCGGGGAGTAAATGGGATTCGGAATCAAACTCAGAACAAGATGTGACTAAGAGCAGGAAAAGTGATCCCCGGAGAGGTTCAGAAAAGGAGGAGGGTGAAGCCTCTTCAGACTCCGAGTCAGAAGTTGGTCAGAGTCACATCAAAGCCAAACCCCCAGCAAAGCCTCCAACAAGCACTTTTCTGCCCGGCAGCGACGGTGCCTGGAAGTCTAGGAGACCACAGTCTTCAGCCTCTGAGTCAGAGAGCTCCTGCTCCAACTTGGGGAACATTAGAGGAGAGCCCCAGAAGCAAAAACACTCAAAGGATGATCTTAAGGGGGATCACACAAAAAGGGCAAGAGAGAAGTCAAAagctaaaaaagacaaaaaacacaaggCTCCAAAACGGAAGCAAGCTTTCCACTGGCAACCTCCACTCGAGTTTGGTgacgatgaggaggaggagatgaatgGGAAGCAAGTTACACAGGACCCAAAAGAGAAAAGGCATGTCTCTGAGAAGTGTGAAGCTGTGAAAGACGGCATTCCAAACGTCGAGAAAACCTGTGATGAAGGCAGTTCTCCAAGTAAACCCAAGAAGGGTACTTTAGAGCAGGACCCACTTGCAGAGGGTGGACATGATCCCAGCTCTTGTCCTGCACCTCTGAAAGTGGAGGACAACACGGCCAGCTCTCCACCTAGCGCCCAGCACCTTGAAGAGCATGGCCCAGGTGGAGGGGAGGACGTGCTTCAGACAGATGACAACATGGAGATTTGCACGCCTGATAGGACTTCCCCTGCAAAGGGAGAGGTGGTGTCCCCTTTAGCAAACCACAGGCTAGACAGCCCAGAGGTGAACATTATTCCAGAGCAGGATGAGTGTATGGCACATCCTAGAGCAGGAGGAGAACAAGAGAGTAGCATGTCTGAAAGCAAGACCTTGGGTGAAAGTGGGGTTAAACAGGACAGCTCTACCAGTGTGACCAGTCCTGTAGAAACTTCTGGAAAGAAGGAGGGGGCTGAGAAGAGCCAAATGAACCTCACAGATAAGTGGAAGCCATTGCAAGGTGTAGGGAATCTGTCAGTGTCTACTGCAACCACATCCAGTGCTCTGGATGTGAAGGCATTATCTACTGTGCCTGAAGTGAAACCACAAGGCTTGAGGAtagaaatcaaaagcaaaaataaggTTCGGCCTGGGTCTCTCTTTGATGAAGTAAGAAAGACGGCACGCCTAAATCGAAGGCCACGGAATCAAGAGAGTTCCAGTGATGATCAGACACCTAGTCGGGATGGTGATAGCCAGTCCAGGAGTCCACACAGATCTCGAAGCAAATCCGAAACCAAATCTCGACACAGAACAAGGTCTGTCTCATACAGTCACTCACGAAGTCGATCTAGAAGCTCTACGTCATCTTACCG ATCAAGAAGCTACTCTAGAAGCCGGAGCAGGGACTGGTATAGCAGAGGCCGAACCCGCAGCCGGAGCAGTTCCTATGGAAGTTTCCATAGTCACAG GACGTCCAGCAGGAGCCGGTCCAGGAGCAGCTCTTATGACCTCCATAGCCGCTCCAG ATCCTACACCTACGATAGCTACTACAGCCGGAGTCGTAGCCGCAGCCGCAGCCAGAGGAGTGACAGTTACCATCGGGGTAGAAGTTACAACAGGCGGTCCAG GAGTGGTAGATCCTATGGCTCAGACAGTGAAAGTGACAGAAGTTACTCTCATCACCGGAGTCCCAGCGAGAGCAGCAGATACAGCTGA